The Streptomyces sp. ICC1 DNA window GAGTACGGCCTCCGACCGACTGCCGATACGCGGCGCCGACCGCCGCCCCGCCCGCGTGCGCCCGTACTCCCTCACGGGCGGCCGCACCCGCTTCACGCAGGTCCTGCAGGTCGAGACCTTCGTCGCCGCCCTCGACACCAGGGCCGGCGAGCCGCGGAAGCCCGACCGGATGCCCGAGATGCCGGCGATCGTCGAGATCTGCCGCCGCATGCGCACGATCGCCGAGATCGCCGCGCTGCTGAAGCTGCCGCTCGGTGTGGTCCGCGTCCTGGTCAGCGACCTCGCCGACCAGGGAAGGATCCGCGTCTACGGGACCGGGCACGGCTCCGGCCGCCCCGACCGCGCGCTGCTCGAAAGGGTGCTCAGTGGGCTCCGCCGTCTCTGAAACCGGCCTCTTCCCCCTGACCGGGGAAGAGCCCGCACAGGCCTGGCAGTACGACCGCTCGCGCGCGCCCGTCGCCGTGAAGGTGCTGGTGGCGGGCGGGTTCGGGGTGGGCAAGACCACCTTCGTCGGTTCCGTCTCCGAGATCGAACCGCTGCGCACCGAGGCGGTGATGACCGAGGCCAGCGTGCGGACCGACGACCTGACCGCGACCCCGGACAAGCACACCACCACCGTCGCCATGGACTTCGGCCGCGTCACGCTCGACGACGACCTCGTCCTGTACGTGTACGGGACCCCCGGCCAGGAGCGCTTCTGGTTCATGTGGGACGACCTGGCGCGCGGCGCCATCGGCGGGATCGTCCTCGCCGACACCCGCCGGCTGCGCGACTGCTTCCCCGCCCTGGACTACTTCGAGAGCTGCGGGCTGCCGTACGCCGTCGCCGTCAACCACTTCGAGGGCACCCGCTCGTACGAACCGGACGACGTGCGCGAGGCGCTGACCATACCCGCCCGCGTCCCCGTCGTGATCATGGACGCACGGCGCCGGGCCACGGTGGTGGAATCCCTGCTGACCCTCGTGGGCCATGCCCTCGACTCGACTCCCGAATAGAGAACGTGCAGATGCGCAAGATACTCGTCGTCGGCGCCGGCCAGTCCGGCCTCCAGCTCGCCCTCGGACTCCAGTCGAAGGGGTACGAGGTCACCCTCATGTCCAACCGGACGGCGGACGAGATCCGCACCGGGCGGGTCATGTCCACCCAGTGCATGTTCGACACGGCGCTCCAGCACGAGCGGGACCTCGAGCTGAACCTCTGGGAGCAGCAGGCCCCGAAGATCAAGGGCCTGGGCGTCTCCGTCGCCACACCCGACGCCGGCCGGGCCATCGACTGGCTCGGCAAGCTGAAGGGCCACGCCCAGTCCGTCGACCAGCGCGTGAAGATGTCCGGCTGGCTGGACACCTTCGCGCAGCGCGGCGGCCAGCTCGTCATCCACGGCGCGTCCGTCTCCGACCTCGACTTCTTCTCGCGCACCCACGACCTGGTGCTGGTCGCGGCCGGCAAGGGCGAGCTGGTCTCGCTGTTCGGCCGGGACGCCGCCCGCTCCCCGTACGACGCCCCGCAGCGCGCGCTCGCCGTCAGCTACGTGCACGGGCTCGGCCCGCGGCCCGAGCACCCCGAGACGGAGGCCGTGCGCTGCAACCTCGTCCCGGGCGTCGGAGAGCTGTTCGTCATGCCGACGCTGACCACCTCCGGCCGGGCCGACATCCTCTTCTGGGAGGGCGTCCCCGGCGGTCCGCTGGACGTGTTCAACGGCGTGCGGGACCCCGCCGAGCACCTGGCGCTGACGCTGGAGCTGATGGAGAGGTTCACGCCCTGGGAGTACGC harbors:
- a CDS encoding DUF742 domain-containing protein is translated as MRSTASDRLPIRGADRRPARVRPYSLTGGRTRFTQVLQVETFVAALDTRAGEPRKPDRMPEMPAIVEICRRMRTIAEIAALLKLPLGVVRVLVSDLADQGRIRVYGTGHGSGRPDRALLERVLSGLRRL
- a CDS encoding ATP/GTP-binding protein; translated protein: MGSAVSETGLFPLTGEEPAQAWQYDRSRAPVAVKVLVAGGFGVGKTTFVGSVSEIEPLRTEAVMTEASVRTDDLTATPDKHTTTVAMDFGRVTLDDDLVLYVYGTPGQERFWFMWDDLARGAIGGIVLADTRRLRDCFPALDYFESCGLPYAVAVNHFEGTRSYEPDDVREALTIPARVPVVIMDARRRATVVESLLTLVGHALDSTPE
- a CDS encoding styrene monooxygenase/indole monooxygenase family protein; protein product: MRKILVVGAGQSGLQLALGLQSKGYEVTLMSNRTADEIRTGRVMSTQCMFDTALQHERDLELNLWEQQAPKIKGLGVSVATPDAGRAIDWLGKLKGHAQSVDQRVKMSGWLDTFAQRGGQLVIHGASVSDLDFFSRTHDLVLVAAGKGELVSLFGRDAARSPYDAPQRALAVSYVHGLGPRPEHPETEAVRCNLVPGVGELFVMPTLTTSGRADILFWEGVPGGPLDVFNGVRDPAEHLALTLELMERFTPWEYARATKVELTDAGATLSGRYAPVVRNPIGRLPGGGLVLGVADVVVANDPITGQGSNSAAKCAASYLSSILMHGDNPFDEAWMKATFDKYWFTSGKPTTQWTNAMLGVPPEHVLNLIGAAGQLQPVADRFANGFDNPADFDAYFYDPEDAADYLAEVAGASASE